In Calliopsis andreniformis isolate RMS-2024a chromosome 9, iyCalAndr_principal, whole genome shotgun sequence, the genomic window CTACAGGGTGTCCTGTAATAAGTAGGCAATACTTCAAAGACTGATTCAACatctaaaaataatgaaaaaagttcctATAAACATATATCCTATTTGATCTTGTTTACGAGATATACATTAAACACATTACGAAAAAGACGTATATAGTATAAAAATTAACAGAAGCTATGCAACGTTATGATAGATTATATGTTCAATTATAACAAGTActcgaaaaataataataaaatgttcATTTGCTTCGATAAAATACATACATTTGTTGTCACTGTAACGCTCTTACGAcatactacttattttgtacaaGTTTTGTTGATTTTTATACAGTATTTCTGCCACTTTTTGTAATGTGTTCATTTTCATTGAATTGTTGTTTTTcaacataaaaaaataaaatagattTTTTAGAGTACAGACCTTACTTTTCGGTGACTTGTGTACAGCACAACGTCCAAACTGAATCTAAGGAACAGTGGAAAAGTTCATTAAATACATAGAGGGTACACAGAACCGCCCCCTATTTTTTGGAGAATAAGAAAGGCCCAAGCGATGAGTGGTAACTAAAGACATGTTCCAGCTCAGGGTCAAATGACCTGGTACAAGGCAATTTAGGAAAACAAGGACCACCAGCTAAGAAACACATTTCTAACAAAACAAATTAAGCATTTGACCAAGCAGATTTCCACGTATGAATCTACACAATGTACgagttcattttataaaatgattcAGATATACAAGTATTCTTCAGTATAGACTTATgagaataacctttatacttacaaacattttctttataaaattattaatgcGATGAAAAAAATTGCATAAACATTATACGGAGTGTCCAGAGAAGTTAAGATCAAATTTATACCATGTGTTAATCAGACTGAGTACGTAAACGTAAATTATTCAAAATacatttgctattattcgtaatatACGAAGAATATTCGTAAGAATTCGACAATCATTTCCATTCAACGAATGGAAGCTTATATTTTTGCAGAAGGAAgaaatttcgaatattttatattatattttatattctaacTACCATAACTATTGATAACAAATTTTGAATACATATAGTTTTTCAATGAAGCGTTTTTGGGCATAAATTTATgtgatcttttttttatctaCTCAACCTCGTTATCAAGTAGTATAAATTTGTTCCCGACCATTTCGGACACACTGTATGACAGAACTGTCCATGCGTCTGCTTCCCCTTCTAACAACTACTGCCCACACAGGTGACCTCTGTTGTCATGGAGATGCGCGACGCTAAAGAGGCAGCCATGGTAGACTATGTAGtcttcgttgctccacgacgatATGGATGAGAGTAGGGGAATCATTAAGAGCACGCGTGCCCTAGCTTGGACAGCTTTACTGTATAATAATCAACATTAGTAATATAATACCTACTACGTTTGAGAAAAATGAGTAAATTTTAATGACGAAAATGAATCCCTTAATACAGGCGATAGCGTAAAATGATTAAGAACTTTGAGGGTAGACAATGCACGTTCCACAGGAACTCACAGAGACATAAATGGAATCAATGTTCCATTGATCTATCTTCACACAAATCTTAAAGTTTAAAACTTAAACTAGTAAGCCAAAAACATCTGACCAACGGTTAAATTGTTCGCTGGTCAGAGTGGTTCAGGGTAGTCCAGACCCAAAATAGTTGAGGGAGTTCCTTCAGAGAATCCGAATCTACCACCCGAAGACCTTCTCTTAGTGGTTCCCCCTAAGAGATGCTGAGACCTTATAATCAGTTCTGTTCGAGTCAATGGCTGTGCATTTTCTGTAGATGTAAGAATAGATGGCTTTTATTCTAAATTGTTCCTTCAGTCGATCGTCTATCGTTCCTTTTTTGTTCTTGGGCAGGATTCCCCGATcattaatattttgtttttgaTCCTCTCTCGTTTCTCTGCTGGTTTTCTCTTTATCCTTTATATGAAGATTCTTCATCGAATGAAGACATTAAATCCACCGAGAGACTTCATTACTTCTGGTTTATAAAATTCTGTCTTTACTCTCTTGTTTTTGGGGAGGCTCCCTGGTTATTGATATTTTTCTCTTGACCTTCTCTCGCTTCTGTACTGCTATGCTCTTTGTCGTTTATGTGTCGTTTAGTTTATAGGCTTTCATCTTTATGACTAGATTTAAGATTCTAGTTCCTCCAAGTGTCTATTATGATACCACTGTACAATTACCAAGTCGTTATTTTCTAGCTTTCTTTCTTCGGTCACTTGTTCTTCATCTGGACGAGGTGGACCTTTGCTTTTCTTGGTAGAAGCAAGTGGCCAACTGGAGATCTGTATTAGGAGAGGCGCTATCAGACACCCGAAGATGTGTAAAAAACACACTCGAAGGTGGAAGCCCCACCAGTTCAGTCAGGCGCCCTGTCTTCGATTAGTCTGCCAGTAGCAGGTCTGTCTGTCAAACAAATCTAAGCTATGATAGCTCCTGTGAGTATACAGGCAGAAACGGGGTATCTTTCTGATCTGAGTGAGGCAGCGCGCATCTCTGCAACCTACCAATTTTCAAGGTAGCAGGGCTCGCATCATCGATTGTCAATTTCATGGTTGCAGTACTGGTTATATTCCAAAGTTTCCCACTCTTTTCTGAAATGATAACTTGGCAATTCCCTACTCTTCAAAGCCCAAGCTGAAGGCATGGATGGAACTTGGCTTACTACATTCAAGTTTAAACTTTAAGATTTTTATAAGGGGTGATCGATAGAACTTGAATTCCATCTATCTCTTTGTGAGATAGATCATCCAATTCTATCCGAGCCAATGGCTGTGCATTTTGTTTATATGTAAGAGTAGATAAGTAGGCTTGTATATCAATTTTGTTCGTTCCCTCGATTATCTATCATTTCTCTCTTGTTTTTGGTCAGATTCTCTCGACCACGGGTATATTTCTCTGGATCTTCTCTAATTTATTCGCTGATTTTCTCTTTATTTTCTATGTAAAGATCGCACATTGAACAAAAATATCGCATTCGCCAGGGAACTTCATCGTTTTAGTTTATAAGTTTTCACATTATAGAATAGGCCTAGGATCCTAGTTCCAAATTCTGATTATAATGTCATTGTAAAATTGGCAAGTTGTGTATAAGTTGTCTTGTATAGAATTCCCAAAGCCATTGTCACACACGAGTATACAGGATAGCTAAACAGCTTTCACGTATACTATCAATTCAACTGTAGAATGCAAAAGATTTCTAATTGTCTAATTAGAaacgtaataaaaaataattttttgaaaaattttttatGAATTCACGTCTGAGAATAATTGATTAAGCAAATCAAGCAAagttttaataattaaaaaaatagaaattttagaTTTTATGTGAACCtcataaaacaattaatttccTGCATATGCTATATCAATTTGTTATTAACTTATCAGCACATCCTATATTTAATTTCACGTCGCTATAACTTTAATTCTTACCACTCACAGTGCTACACTCTTATTTTACGCACAGCTGCTAACGTTGAGCGTGACATCAAAATGATAACGGGGCTTTAGAGCCCCAAAAGCATGGGATAGAAGAAAGAATTGCTTGTTCAGTCTCTCCTGTACATGTACTCGTCTTGTATAGTTGCTATCACGGTGTTGGTCACGGCAGAATACTCCCATAACCTTACCCGCTAGAAAAGCACGTGTCTTTACTTATCGGTAACGCGGAATAAAACCAGTTTAGCAATGTTTACAATAGTAACTTTATTATAGTCTTAAATCTAAAGTCTTAACTAAGGTATCACGTCGCAAAACACGCGGACGATGAACCACATCGTTACAAGCGTTATCACGATTGTACAATGTCCACGTTGTTGATACACAGCACCGACTCGAATTTATAAAACCAACGTACGAACTAGGCTATATTTAACTGACTAACGTAATATATTAATACCATTACTATGAGGCGAGGAATCTTGAGGCGTTACGATCGACGCTTCTGTACGAACAACGTAATGAAAGGAACGCACGTTCAATCAACGTAGAGGACCATGCAGAATGGCGTTGatctgtgctgccagactgaggacgcgAATACATATTGAGAATTATCCCTtccactacgcatactaacgcaTGGACGGTGTATCCGTGAGCTCGGTGCTTCGAGCAGCTGTTCGGacaacttcgggcagcttcgggcAGCTTCAGGAGATCGAGAGAAAAGGTGGAACGTGATGCGCACTCTCTTgctctttgaaatgtttaaatcccaatcgctaACAAGCGGCAAACGATTTGTGTAATCCTTCATTGGCTCATTATGTTTCAAACGCTGCTATTTATCAATTTGGTAAAAAACAATGTTAAATCAAATAATTCAGTTGTTGAAGACGAAATCTGAAAGTCCACTTAAGGGTTAAGGCTTCATTTCAGAGTTACTAATAGCTGAGAAAACttctaaaattcgcgtgaaatgtgtttgactttgaacttattctactgttgacGCCTCTCAAGGAGAGGCTTCCGTTCtttgatttaatttaatttaaattagaaTTTGATTTACCTTTTAAAAGATGAGTATTTCCTTCTGCctctattttatttaatataacGTGTATTATATATCGTCTTAAATTACTTTACAAGTTACTAAAGTTGACTGATCGGCAGTTCTAAGACAACTGACTTGGCGCGGCAATGTCAATAATTCTTTGAGCAAGCATAAGTAATCCAAATAAACTGAAGCACCTAATATAACTATGTAAATTAAATCAAACGACATAGTCGTTAAATAGTGTATGTGAATTGTATATGTTACCTTTTTTATTCGTTTAAGAGCTACAAAAGTAGCAATGTGATTGAGTTGgacatatttaaatatatatagATAAAATGCTACATATGTGTTAAATTTGTATTGTGTGTGAAATAtcatattaaatacataataaaactTTAAGAATTATGGATCTGGAATTTGTTACATGGTCATTGATCACACAGGTTGTTTAACAAGCTTCATAACTAACCTTCAAAAAGATTAGTTTATATTTATCTTATCTCAGTTAATGCAATATCTTTATACTAAGCGTTATCGGATTTTTTATTcgattaaatattttcaaagttcTACAATTCTTAATGTTGTAATAAGCTAAATCAAATTTGAAATATCTCCAGATACAATTAGTCTGCCTTCGAAACCACATAATTTCGAATAGCAGAAACCCGATTTTGAAACAAAATGCGTTTGAACTCCCTGGGCTAATTTCCCAGCTACCTACATCATTCTATAACTTAGCTAATACTTCGAACTTTTTCACaggatttattttaaaatacctTTGAAATATCAGTCCATGTCGCTATgtataaaaaattgattttttgaaACATTAAACACTTATTCCCCTTGAAGTTTAAAATCCAGTAATATCAGCGTCGTGCGCAGCGTTCTCTTCAAATCATTATAACTTTGTCATTTCAGCAAATTTTGGGATATAATTTTGAAAGTAGATACCAAAGATGTTCTTTtcggaaatgcaataaaaaagcaaacaattttttttcctCTGGATTCCGAAGAGGAATATCTCCTTAAATGTATTCAGGCATAAAAAGTCTTAACTAATTTGCCTATtttgttataaatatttatttttcctgtaataatatacaaattcacaattttttttttcaaattgatTTATGTTTACACTGTACATATAAATAAGTAAGAGAACTTTTTATgtaaatatttagaaatatacatatacattataAAGAGTACATATTCAGCTACAgatgaaaaaatattgaaatgttgATTTTAGGTGCCCAAAATAAAACGGAAATCAAAAATGACGAAATTGTATTCGGCCTTGTATTTTTACTACATTAATCCATACAATTCGTCATTTCTTATAAAAAAGtgttaatattttcattttaatattgCAAAATAGTATTAGATAGTAGATATGCCTACTTATACTTAAGTTATCTGAAATGGTAAGGCCTTTCTTTATTTCCAAAGTGATTAATCACAACGTTATCGAAAAATTAAATAACATAAAATTGTTATTGAATTATTGAATCGCTCATTCGCCAAATCGATTAAGTTTACAAATAAACGGATTTTAAATATAAACAGCTAACAATAAGTATCAATTAATTGTTTTGGcactgaaatttaaaaaaattcaaacaGTGGAGTTAATAACCTAGAACAGTTAAATTCTAAATGTTTTATAGAACAACAATTAGTCTCAAGATGTCGCCTTAGTCGTTATTAAAACTACTTACAATTAGAAAAACAAGTAATAATTTTTCCTCAAGGATTACCTTTATGCTCATTAAAActtatataaaaattaatatttcaaataaattttaaataaatatcattACAAATAAATGTAAGtgtataatacaatattaatggtaTGTTTTTTGATAtggaatataatataatttataaagaaaaagaatagtaaatattattttagaaaaGATTTATTACAGCACTTGTGCATTTCTTAAATGAAAGGCATGAGGTAACAAATTATCTACTGTagtttttaatacttttttcaTATCAGAACTTGTCATATAAACTGTAACGTCACCAAATTCAGCTATTGCTTGTCTACAAAAACCACAAGGAGAGACAAAAGTACTATTCTCAGTATCAGCTACTACTGCCACTgctttgaacttttttcttccttctgacactgcttttgaaATAGCCCCTCTTTCAGCGCATGTTGAAACAGGATAGGATGCATTTTCTACGTTGCATCCAGTAAAAATGGTTCCATCATTGCAAAGTACACCAGCTCCGACTTTAAATTTGCTATAGGGTGAATAAGAATTTtcacgagtaattgcactctCTTTTATCAAAGTTTGAATGTCAGCTTCTAAAAACAATGTAAAGATTTATGTATTACTAATATTAAACAGCTGTTACAGTACATAATCAATTAAATATGCTATATGTTACTAACTAAATACAATacatttatcatttttattattgaGGAATAAATGCACACTCAGATTCACATAAATTTGTAGTTGGCACAATTACACAAAGTAACACAATAACACAAACAGGAATCTAAATGATTGTAGAAATATGGAATAATAATTTGTAATATGTTAAAAGCATATGCAAATTATTGTGTTGCAAATGATGTGCATTGAGGTGAATTGGAAGCATCTGAAACTAAATAATTCTGACAATTAAAAAAAAGACATAAATTTTACTTAATCCAACGAATACATTAATTAATACAAGTAGACTATCGATTAAAACGTCAATGTAACTACATATAATCGTAACAATATGTTATCTCAACACAATTTAATCACGAAGATGATTAAAGGCGGAAATGAATCAACGTAGGTCACGTTATCAAATTAAATAAACGAATTAAACTAATAAAATAACACGAATGTACAGacataaatataacaaactGAGAAACTTTGTTGTACATAAATATTGTAGTGTTATATTCACCTAGCGCTGTGAAATCTTTAATTTCTTCTGTACTCATCTTGACACAGATTATTAAACGAATGTGTTCGATGTTCAAGATTAGGCGAACTTGTAACTCTATCTTATACAgggtacagggtgtaacaaaaatgttgtaatTCCTTAAAAGGagcgatttgaaacaacttttttcttagcgaaaatgttagataagacttcgttaacgagttattaatgaaaaacactggccaatgagagcgcgaatcTGCCACTCGAGCGATAGCGGTAGTGTTGAATGGCGCTAAGCGCCTGTGGTTGtattccgaacaagaaagttaaTAGTTTATACAGAAATCCTGTTTTTCATCAAATTCACACAAACTTCACCATATTAGGTGATTCttatcaaatattttaaattttagcaTAGAAATATGTACTTACCTTCATATAAACGAATGATATTTTTCACAGAAATCGTTAGTTTTCATCAAATTCGTTTAAACTTCAAGTAAGGCGACTTTTATCAAAAGTTCTGAATTTTAACATAGAAACAATTAACTACTATCGTCTAAAGATCGATATTTTACACAGAAATTGTTAGCTTTCACCAAATTTActgaattataaataatttctaattGTAAGCGTAATTTATTGATTATTACATCTTAATGACGATTAATTATCTGATTTATTCAACTGTGTTTGTAATGATgtgattaaatattaaattatcaaTTTAAATATCAGACATGTGTTGTTCATCTAATTTTTCATAAATGTTTCTTTTGGTTTTTGTGCAATTTCTTACGTATTAGAATTCAAAACATGACtcacataaaattaaaaaatatctttATTTGCTAATCATTCATGTTTGACTCTACTTAAAGCGATGTATGATTTCTTTGTAGACAAATCATGCCAACCCACAGGACCTCTTTCGCAGTCTGCACATGCTAAATATTTGACTTTGTCTACTGTATGTGAGACACCAATATTTTCGAATGTGTACATATCCTCCACCAGCCAATAGTCAGTTATCAGTTCCTGTTGATCAGCTTCACCTTCTCCCTTACGTTGCACATAGGGTAGATTAAACTAGAACATTAGCaaacattttaattaatttaagttCTAGTCTCTTAATAGTTTCCTTctctttatatcaatttataTAAAACTAAATAAGCAGAGCAAATGCACGAGGTAAACAAATTTTTAGGTTAGATTTGAAATAACAAAATCTTGAAACGCGTATTGAAATAATACGATATCGAAAAGTAGTTTAATGATTTTCAAAATTGTCAGTAACAAAATTTGTTTGTTCATAAATTTGTTGTAATTTAATTGACTATCACCTCAGTATTTACTAGCCGGGCTGCGCCTGCATTCAACATTTTTGAAGGACAATATGTACAATAAACTCTTAATTTGTTTTTTTCATCTTGGTCCTTCAAGGAACTATAGTCCTGGTTCGTCGACATAGTtagtaatataaaaatttaatatttatacagATGTATACCTGGCGTTGTTGTCAAACAGCGATACATTGACATTTGAAACTCGAAATTATACTCGTTCGTAGTATGAACAGCTGATATGGTATCGAGTGATCGAATGTCGATTCGATAGTCGAAGTAAATAAATTGCGATTATCGATGGTAGCAACTTCAAAAAGCAgcgtgtaaaaactgttttgtGTAGACGATATTGCAACTGCAAATTGAAATTCTAGCTGGCACACTGAAAGGTAAAGCAAAAAGATTCTGATTCTCTATTATATTCCCCTTggtataatttttaaaaaattgaaaaacaatACCAAACGTTAAATTAGTTGAGTTTGTTCCATGTAAAAATTGTCGCTCTCATCTACCGTAAACCGTAATGTAATCGCTAGATCGTTCAATTTCTGTCTTGTTTAGTAATTTCCAACCGAGTTCGTGAAACTTTTTATCAAAAGGCATCGGATCTGTCCAACGACTTTGACCTTCCTTAGGCCCAATGACAAAGACAAGCTTCCCCTTATAATTTTCGATATAATCGCAAAACGCTAACGCGTTATTAAAGTAGCAAAACAGGAGAGCATAATTTTCCGATATATTAATGTTTTGCATGTTATTTTCGTTGGCAAAGACCATGTTCTCTATAAACAATGGTGGAGAATATTTGCTGCACCACCACGATCGATCTAATTCTATGCCAATCACATCCAAACCTTAAAAAAGTATTAATCCCATATAAGATATGAATTAACTTCATAATCCAAAATAAGGAGTATTGTTAATACTACCATCAgtataaaaaaaagaagaattacgAGACACGTTTCATTAATGACGCTTTACTTGCATTTTATCGcgaataaaaattaaattctttGGCAATTTCATCACTTACCAGAATACTTTTGAAATAACCATTCGAATAATCCACATCCGCATCCTATACTCGCTAATCCAACCACATTATGCTCGTCAATTATCTTTTTCATCCACTGTAAGTCATTAATGGTTGGTAACACCCAGAATAATCGACACTTTGcagatttatttaaattacaatCTAATTCAGCAATGTCCTTCCATTTTTGTTCACTATGGAGTTCAAGAATCTTTTCCTCAATCTCATCGTAACCCATAATGTGCATACACGCGTTCTCAATTCTGACACTTCCCGTCTACCGAGAGCACG contains:
- the LOC143183155 gene encoding cytidine deaminase-like; the encoded protein is MSTEEIKDFTALEADIQTLIKESAITRENSYSPYSKFKVGAGVLCNDGTIFTGCNVENASYPVSTCAERGAISKAVSEGRKKFKAVAVVADTENSTFVSPCGFCRQAIAEFGDVTVYMTSSDMKKVLKTTVDNLLPHAFHLRNAQVL
- the LOC143183752 gene encoding guanine nucleotide exchange factor MSS4 homolog isoform X2 translates to MSTNQDYSSLKDQDEKNKLRVYCTYCPSKMLNAGAARLVNTEFNLPYVQRKGEGEADQQELITDYWLVEDMYTFENIGVSHTVDKVKYLACADCERGPVGWHDLSTKKSYIALSRVKHE
- the LOC143183752 gene encoding uncharacterized protein LOC143183752 isoform X1, which codes for MHIMGYDEIEEKILELHSEQKWKDIAELDCNLNKSAKCRLFWVLPTINDLQWMKKIIDEHNVVGLASIGCGCGLFEWLFQKYSGLDVIGIELDRSWWCSKYSPPLFIENMVFANENNMQNINISENYALLFCYFNNALAFCDYIENYKGKLVFVIGPKEGQSRWTDPMPFDKKFHELGWKLLNKTEIERSSDYITVYGR